A window from Zingiber officinale cultivar Zhangliang chromosome 7A, Zo_v1.1, whole genome shotgun sequence encodes these proteins:
- the LOC121999580 gene encoding probable aspartic protease At2g35615 produces MTAISTFFRLLLLISFVPALISTDTVFDVELVHRDSPKSPLYNSSMTPFDRLQAAALRSINRASYIDKRIAMKTSVDMEIDIRYDDGEFLMGFSMGMPNPQSVWGMVDTGSDLNWVNCVGCQCFNNTAVLFNSSASISYNKLSCFSNECRSLSQGYCSTDRKCQYHYSYGDGSNIDGILSSDTFTFTHLDISIPNVVFGCNSRSLSTLGDDWGCFIGLGPSSPSLINQLAPKYIKKYFSYCLNLLDGGYGSRLFLGQSKPTVAGKATVTPLMTNDDFYAVQLDTISLPGEFDIEYNTRRSKLRAGNIIFDSGTVMTMLDNQVVDELVSELTNYVTLSTVTPVGIFKLCFRVRSTEQEETLPGLWFSFAGQLGDFRVSPENLFRWLGNNVKCMVIRGTNGIQVFGNVMQQDVLVGHDLEKMELTLIEKNCTELYKPY; encoded by the coding sequence ATGACGGCCATCAGTACCTTCTTTCGACTCCTCCTACTGATCTCCTTCGTGCCGGCCCTTATCTCGACGGACACTGTCTTCGATGTTGAGTTGGTTCACCGCGACTCCCCTAAGTCGCCACTATACAATAGCTCGATGACGCCCTTCGATCGCCTACAGGCTGCCGCCCTCCGCTCAATCAACCGAGCTAGCTACATAGACAAGCGCATCGCCATGAAGACCTCTGTCGACATGGAAATCGACATTCGCTATGATGATGGGGAATTCTTGATGGGGTTCAGCATGGGCATGCCAAACCCACAATCTGTGTGGGGCATGGTCGACACCGGCAGCGACCTCAACTGGGTCAACTGCGTGGGCTGCCAGTGCTTCAATAACACTGCTGTCCTATTCAATAGTAGTGCATCCATCTCCTATAACAAGTTATCCTGCTTTTCTAATGAGTGCAGGAGCCTTAGTCAAGGTTATTGCAGTACTGATCGGAAGTGCCAGTACCATTACTCCTATGGCGATGGCTCCAACATCGACGGAATATTATCCTCAGACACCTTCACTTTCACCCATTTAGATATATCCATTCCAAATGTGGTATTCGGTTGCAACTCCCGGTCCTTGAGCACCCTTGGCGACGATTGGGGCTGCTTCATTGGTTTGGGCCCCTCTTCGCCGTCTCTGATCAACCAGCTTGCTCCTAAGTACATCAAAAAGTACTTCTCTTATTGCCTGAACTTGCTCGATGGGGGATACGGTAGCAGGCTCTTCTTGGGACAGAGCAAACCGACGGTCGCCGGAAAGGCAACCGTCACGCCGCTTATGACAAATGACGACTTCTATGCCGTGCAACTTGATACCATCTCTCTCCCGGGTGAGTTTGACATTGAGTACAATACTAGGAGGTCCAAGTTAAGGGCTGGCAACATCATCTTCGACTCCGGTACCGTCATGACCATGCTAGACAATCAAGTGGTGGACGAATTGGTGAGCGAATTGACGAATTACGTAACATTATCGACTGTGACCCCGGTAGGCATATTCAAATTGTGCTTCCGTGTGCGCTCAACGGAGCAAGAGGAGACTCTGCCAGGGTTGTGGTTCTCATTTGCTGGACAGTTGGGGGACTTCAGGGTGAGCCCTGAAAACCTGTTTAGGTGGCTTGGTAACAATGTAAAATGCATGGTGATAAGGGGAACGAATGGTATACAGGTCTTTGGAAATGTTATGCAGCAA